The DNA sequence AGTGCTGATTACTTGGTCACGGCTGGGCTGAGATCCatgaatcaattagctactatcaGCCGAACAGGGTGAACTGAGTGAATGTCCTCTTTTAATTTGTAACTTTTTCCTCTGTTCTCTCTAAAGATCCCATGTTACTGTTTGCCCAGGTGTCCCAGTTCAATTTCAATCTGGGCGGCCGCAGCCAGGCCTAATGGGCAATCTTTCCTTCATTCAATTGGTGAAGTAACCTCTCTCTACTCCTCCTGAACTGCTGGCTGCCGCATATCATGTAAGAGGTTGTTGTGTCTCAGTGCTTTAGggtgctttgggatcctttgggatgaaaagctcTACATAAATGCAAGGAAGAAGTATGTGATGttgaaataataaattacaatatTGCTCTACTGAAGCCCTTAAACAAGTGGCCTAGTCTACTTTGTGTCTTATTTTCTTATTGTATCACTTGAGTCTTTAAAACCATTCTGTACATTAAGATATTTTTTCACAGAAGTACCTTTCTGTATTAGCAGACATAATAATAGTGCAAGTAGGTActgcttcagcatgcgtaggctgcagaaAGCTCCACGGCCCAAACGTtgggtttcctttcttttcagcgtggaataaaccccttacctgttcctttgcaataaTCATAGTGGCTGCGTCTTTTTTCCTTAATATTAACTTGACACCTAGATTTTCTTCCTCCAAGCTTTCTTTTCTTGGATTTTGCCCGtcagaaaaaacaataaaagataaAGAGGGCGTGGATGGCCCATACATTTCCTCTGcgaaaaatggaaaacattgaaaggaaaaGATGCAGAGAAATCTTGGAAAATGGAAGCCTGCCTTCAAGGGTGGAGTTAGCGACTGCTGGTATTCCACTTCTGGATTCACACCAAATGAGCCAAGCAATGTTTGGCTCATTATTTCAATTCATTATTAAtgcaaaatacataaaataatggGAAGATTAGCGAGTAAGGGGGAGAGGGGTAAAGAGAAGCCACGgaacttgtttttttacacatcaGTTAATTGCTCATTTAAAACCCACCACGAATAATCTAACCTTTTCTAATTAACCATTGTGCCGCAGCTGACCAGTGGGGGGGCAGCTCTTCTCTGTCAGTTAAAATCAGGAGCTaatatgtttcacttttttttccctctccctGCCTTGATGTGCTGTAAACAAGATTAAAAGGGCCCAGCTGTGTGGAGTTATTGTCGGTGTCAGTAGGAAGTGCTGATAGCTTTTGCAGCTGAACAAAAGCTGGATGAGAGAGCAAAGAGGCGCTCCAGACACTGTGGCACCAGCCTAGATTTCTCCCACAAACCTTACTCGGCTCGCCTATTGTTCTCGCTGTGCCCCCAGCTCTCTCAGCCATGACCTGAGACAACGGACAAGCAGGACAACAGGATGTTAAACTCTGCTAGGAGAGAGGTGTCACTTTGCCATaaaaaaagcaagagaaaatcaGGGCATGTTTCGCTTACAGCACTGCAAGAGTCCTGGTTAAAGAATTAACATAGCCACCATAACAACACTTCATTTTCTAGCAGTATATACTCTATAAAACATTGGCTCAAAATCCCAGCAGCACTGATCATTTTTCTCAGTTActtttgctttgtcttttgaAAACTTGCAGATAAATGCATGCTTTCCTTTAAATGCAtgcgttttcctttttttttgctagacAAGTTTACTTAATTGAATTTTTAGGGATTTGCAACAACTGCACTGTGGCTGAGATTTTCAATACTTGAATACAACACAATCTGAGACACATAACTAGTAAGATGACTAAGCTGTTTTAAATTCTGATTTACTTCTTCTGATTCTTTAGCAGTAAACTAACCTATTTCTTTCCAAACTGTAAGCTGTGAAAGACATCCCAGGTTCTGATCTTGAAAAATTTTCAGCATTTTGTGCAGAAATgcgaaaatatgaaaatatatggTGGTCATAGGGGTAGAGTAACTTCAGTGCCTATGAAAACgatatttcattttcacaagGTTTACTAAAAACAAACGTACAAATAAACGGTAATGGTAATATTTGTAACgttattttcattcttttttaaaaaaattaaaattaacaaacAATCACAACGtagattaataaaataatttcaaattgaTATAGTCTGTTTATTCATAtgctaatataaaaatataaatattacataTAGATTAGATATTCTACGGGCGGTTTACACAATAACTCATTTGAAACTACAGCTTTTCAAACTCTCGATTCCATGTAACGGAATGGTCGCGGATCGAGCTACAATCATCTTTCAGGAATTTGCTATGCGGAAAAAAACTCAGATCTGGTGGCATCCAAAAGCTATCATTGCAATTCAAAGCCcttggtctctctctctctcgctttctCTTTTGAGGATCGAGGAAGCCGGCGACAATGGCAGTTTGCAGGTGTGCGGGGCGGTAATCTCTTCGGAGAGCGGTTTTAGGTGATAAATGAATGACGATCTCTGCAGCCAGTTTGTTCTCAGGGTTTGTGCCGCGCAGGTGAATGGGGGAGTGTGAGCCTGTTGTTTGTGGTCTCCATGGAGACCGCCCGCGCGGCGCCAGGCTGACAGGCGTCAGGGATTGTATGAATGGGTGACGTCACGGGGCTGGCGCCTGCCAGTCTGCTCCGGCTTGTTTGGACAATCTGGGGAAGATTCAGAGCAGAGCAATGCAATTTCAATGCACACAACGCTAAACACACAGTGGGAACATGTGAAAGAATCTGTAAACCTATTCATAGGGAACCTTTTTTAATAAGGGGAAAAAAGAGGGGGCTGAGTGTAGAAATATGCGATTTGTAAGTATAAAGAGCTCTTTAATATGTTAAACGATGCTGTATGGGAATGTGCGTGCAACACATAGCATATAAGAGTGCTTTAATAGAATTGTATCATTTCTACAGTATTATATTAAAAGCCTGTATACTGTTTCTGGAGTCTTAATGCTTCTTCATCGGTCTATCCATATGTCCGTCAAGCTTGAATTTTGcatttggaaaataaatattagtcACTTTACTATAGTATTTCCCACATTACAGCTCATTATGACAACCATAATAAGTCCAAAACATGacagatgtatttaaaaatcattGACTGATTGACAGCTTTTCCAAACCACAGAAAATATAAACTCAGTCGCTCCAGAGCGTGAATAAACTGGCCCTAGAAAATGCTTTATTTGATGAAATCTTCAGGTAGGCTATTTATACAAATGCAGACAGCTTTACAGCAAAATAAACTACATAATTATACGTGACTTAAGTTGAATGGATTGCGTTTTGTTTTCAGGCCAGggatttttaatattataccAACGTATATAAACCCTGCGGGACCGAACTCGTtctcatatttactgtattatttctATGTATTTGCTCTGATAGAGAAATATGCCCTTTTCTGCCAAGTGCGGTTACAGCGTACAATTATAAGCCTATTTATCCTAAAGTAATTGCAACATTCTTCTGATTATGCCCCCCCACCCATGTCTCGAGGCAATCTCTACACCTGCAGAGTCCCAGAGGGACGGACAGCTGGGTTCCCACATATCacccataaaaaaacacatttgtttccatttgTAACACCATCCCCTAACAGATTGTAAATTTTGATAACCAAGCCCAGGCTCGGATTGGCCAGGTCCGAGAAGGAGGACCCACCCTCTCCGGCGACGATCGGCTTCCCATTGGCTTTCCACCTCGAGTACAACAGAGGAGGCGCCCCGCCCACAACAGCCCGAAGTACAATAAATACCAGACGCCGGGCGACACTCGCGTTACAAGCTGTCATTGACCAAAAGAGGCATAACAAGCCAAGACGCAACTCTTTGAACCTCAAGCCTTTCAGTGAACCGTCGAGCAGTTTTCAGCTTTCTCTGTACCTCGCAGATCTTCCAACTGGAAAACATTACCTTGCTTGAACGGCAAAAAAAGACAACCAAGATGAAAGTTGTCGGATCTACCTGCGCACTGAAGAACAAGGCCGGCAGCGAGGATGTGGTGCGGTGCCTGTCCGAGCAGAGCTTGGCCATCTCCAAATGCAAGATCCCGCTGCTGGACGACCAGATGAACGTCTTCCTCTACGACATGAACAGCTGCTACAGCAAACTGAAGGAGCTCGTTCCTACGCTGCCGCCCAACAAGAAGGCCAGCAAGATGGAGATCCTGCAGCACGTCATTGACTATATCTGGGACCTGCAGCTGGAGCTCGACTCCCCGGGTTTAAACCGTCAGCAGGCGGCAAATGGCTCGTCCCTCACCCGGTCCCCTCTGACAACCCTAAACGCGGAGATTGCAAGCATCACCGTAGAGGTAAATGTCACCCTCATCTTGAAATGCATGCAAATATCGAGcgagtgatttattttttttaaatattaatcgGGTTAATTAGCCTGTCATGTCGTAGCTCGTCTCTTGAGAGCAAAGGGAGATGGTTGTGAT is a window from the Lepisosteus oculatus isolate fLepOcu1 chromosome 16, fLepOcu1.hap2, whole genome shotgun sequence genome containing:
- the id1 gene encoding DNA-binding protein inhibitor ID-1 — translated: MKVVGSTCALKNKAGSEDVVRCLSEQSLAISKCKIPLLDDQMNVFLYDMNSCYSKLKELVPTLPPNKKASKMEILQHVIDYIWDLQLELDSPGLNRQQAANGSSLTRSPLTTLNAEIASITVENGCSDDRILCR